The Penaeus vannamei isolate JL-2024 chromosome 13, ASM4276789v1, whole genome shotgun sequence genome window below encodes:
- the LOC113826703 gene encoding protein B4-like — MAMAVTMSSTTLEYEKNCVLQVKEKPLSQPVNRGIGRSGFPDGQEIKYHFLTAFMASEGNLKHKQMKKMKKNIQTRASRVMLALTVPQSARDGQRHPPVGVQHISMHDALAAREGRRFQWHDLKGRRDRVQAELSSVRSLPVSRVHPRAQSKTAAGVWNKPTPTPLALRVKKTRKEAAERQRLSSAKPSLAKSTKPAEAFNKPTPTPSALRVQKARKEAAERQRLSSAKPKPSRVESDKPAEAFNKPTPTPSALRVQKARKEAAERQRLSSAKPKPSRVESDKPAEAFNKPTPTPSALRVQKARKEAAERQRQQAVRKRGTPQPKHSRAQRIAGPVEDSRVSTE; from the exons atGGCGATGGCTGTAACTATGTCTTCAACTA CtcttgaatatgaaaaaaattgtgTTCTGCAAGTAAAAGAAAAACCGCTAAGCCAACCTGTGAACAGAGGAATCGGACGCAGCGGATTCCCTGATGGACAGGAGATCAAATACCATTTCCTAACGGCTTTTATGGCATC cGAGGGAAATCTAAAACACAaacagatgaagaagatgaagaagaatatccAAACGAGGGCGTCGAGGGTCATGTTGGCCCTTACGGTGCCTCAGTCCGCGCGTGACGGCCAGCGCCACCCCCCCGTCGGCGTCCAGC ACATTTCAATGCACGACGCCCTTGCAGCTCGTGAGGGTCGCAGATTTCAATGGCACGACTTGAAGGGGCGAAGAGATCGAGTCCAAGCCGAGCTGTCCTCTGTAAGGAGCCTTCCCGTGTCGAGAGTTCATCCCCGGGCCCAAAGCAAGACGGCGGCGGGCGTATGGAACAAGCCGACGCCGACGCCCTTAGCTCTGAGGGTGAAGAAGACACGGAAGGAGGCGGCGGAGCGCCAGCGGCTCTCCTCCGCTAAGCCTTCCCTTGCCAAGAGCACTAAGCCAGCGGAGGCCTTCAACAAGCCGACGCCGACGCCCTCAGCTCTGAGGGTGCAGAAGGCTCGGAAGGAAGCGGCGGAGCGCCAGCGGCTCTCCTCTGCTAAGCCGAAGCCTTCCCGTGTCGAGAGTGATAAGCCAGCGGAGGCCTTCAACAAACCGACGCCGACGCCCTCAGCTCTGAGGGTGCAGAAGGCTCGGAAGGAAGCGGCGGAGCGCCAGCGGCTCTCCTCTGCTAAGCCGAAGCCTTCCCGTGTCGAGAGTGATAAGCCAGCGGAGGCCTTCAACAAACCGACGCCGACGCCCTCAGCTCTGAGAGTGCAGAAGGCGCGGAAGGAGGCGGCGGAGCGCCAGCGCCAACAGGCTGTTCGAAAGCGAGGCACTCCTCAGCCGAAGCACTCTCGAGCGCAGAGGATCGCCGGGCCGGTTGAAGACAGCCGGGTTTCGACTGAATGA